A portion of the Halopelagius inordinatus genome contains these proteins:
- a CDS encoding CopG family ribbon-helix-helix protein — MTVVSVSMPEELLERIDSFAGEHGYTGRSEVVREAARNLLGEFEDKRLEDRKLMAVVTVIFDFETTAVEEKMMKLRHEFEGLVASNFHNHVGNHYCMELFVLEGELEDISNFVGRIRATKDTLSVDYSVMPVDDFTAITTA, encoded by the coding sequence ATGACCGTTGTCAGTGTCTCCATGCCGGAGGAGTTGTTGGAGCGCATCGACTCTTTCGCGGGCGAACACGGCTACACCGGACGAAGCGAAGTCGTCCGCGAGGCGGCCCGAAACCTCCTCGGCGAGTTCGAGGACAAGCGACTCGAAGACAGGAAACTGATGGCCGTCGTCACGGTCATCTTCGACTTCGAGACGACGGCCGTAGAGGAGAAGATGATGAAGTTGCGCCACGAGTTCGAGGGCCTCGTCGCCTCGAACTTCCACAACCACGTGGGGAACCACTACTGCATGGAGCTTTTCGTCCTCGAAGGAGAACTCGAAGATATCTCGAACTTCGTCGGGCGCATCCGCGCGACGAAAGACACGTTGAGCGTCGATTACTCCGTGATGCCCGTCGACGACTTCACCGCCATCACGACGGCGTAA
- a CDS encoding DUF7344 domain-containing protein, with the protein MAAETAEDELAESSIHEVLSNDRRRMVIEHLQQSDELTLRELSERIAAQETGESPPPRNIRQSAYVSLQQTHIPKLVGLDIVEYDEREKLVELKRSDKVEVYMEVVPEGEITWSQYYAGLGALGVVATAAPAAGVPGFASVGGVPIATTVFLLVLCSALYQRYRQVRD; encoded by the coding sequence ATGGCAGCTGAAACGGCCGAAGACGAACTCGCCGAATCGAGCATCCACGAGGTGTTGAGCAACGACCGCCGTCGGATGGTTATCGAACACCTCCAGCAGAGCGACGAACTCACCCTCCGCGAACTGTCGGAGCGAATCGCGGCGCAAGAGACGGGCGAGTCGCCGCCGCCGCGCAACATCCGCCAGAGCGCGTACGTCTCCTTACAGCAGACTCACATCCCCAAACTGGTCGGACTCGACATCGTAGAGTACGACGAACGCGAGAAACTGGTCGAACTGAAGCGGTCGGACAAAGTCGAGGTGTACATGGAAGTCGTCCCCGAGGGCGAGATAACGTGGAGCCAGTATTACGCCGGACTCGGCGCTCTCGGCGTGGTCGCGACGGCGGCACCCGCCGCGGGCGTCCCCGGGTTCGCGTCGGTCGGCGGGGTTCCCATCGCCACCACGGTGTTCCTTCTCGTCCTCTGTTCTGCGCTCTACCAGCGGTATCGACAGGTACGAGACTGA